The genomic window GACCATGAGTTGCAGCATTCGACTATCGCCGTCCGTGAGTGTGCCGACATGTTTTTGGCACAAACCCTTTGCAATCGCTTAGCGACCGAGGGGATTCCGTCGATCGTTACCGGAACCGATCCTGTCACAGCACTCGGGTTTGGCGGTGCGGGAACCAATCGATTGGTTCGCGTCGAGGTCGCCGAAAAGGACTACTTGCGAGCCGCTGAAATTCTGCAAGCGGACGAGTGGCTTCGCGACACGGCCACCGCATGGGTGTGTTCACGTTGCGACGAGCAAAACGAGCCGACCTTTGAAGTTTGTTGGAGCTGCAACAAAAAGCGAGATGGTGCGGATTTGCCAGGCCGCACCGTTTCGGATTTCGATAGGAATGAGCGGGAAAAGGGTTGGGAGTCGGAGACGATCACCGTTCCGAACGATCGAGTCGTCCTGCCGAGATCGAGTAATCCTTACTCGCCGCCGGTTGTGATTAAAACGCCAAGCGAGTCGTCAGCAGCATCAGGTCGGTTGATCGGCACGAATGCGGAGCAAGTGGAAACAACCAAGGCGGACGTGCGGCGAGTTTTTTACTCGTCGATCATTGGCCTGCTATTTTTTCCCCCGCTTCTCAATGGTTATTCGCTCTATCTGACGTTCGGTTTATCCCCGATTGCCTATCGAATCCGCAGTTGTCGACGTCAACTGCTCCTTGCGACCCTAATCAATGGAATCAATCTCTCCTTTTGGACATTTTATTGGCTGACCGGTTGGTGATGGAGCATCCATTGAATGAAGTACGTTGAGCTGCACTGCAAGAGTAACTTTTCATTTCTGCAAGGTGCGTCCCATCCCGATGAGCTTGTTGAGCGGGCATCGGAGCTTGGGTACGCGGGCCTGTCGATTACCGATGAAGCCTCTTTTGCCGGTATCGTTCGGGGGCACACGCCAGCGAAAGAGGTTGGCATCGAGTATCTCGTTGGAACCGAGATCGATCCGATTGATGGACCGCCCCTTGTCTTGTGGCCGACCGATCGCGCCGCTTATGGCCGACTATGTCGGCTGATTTCTCGAGGGCGTATGCGGGCCGAAAAGGGGCGTTATAGGTTATCCTTTGCCGATATCGCAGAACACAGCGAAGGAAGTATCGCAGCGGTCCTCCCGACGTCGGACTGCACCGTGCATTTTTTGCAACGCCAATTTGGTGAAGTCTTTGCTGACCGAGCGTACGTGCTACTCGAAATGCACCGCGGAGTCGACGACCGCGAAAAAGCAAATCGGCTTCGTGAGGTATCGATGCAAACCGGCGTCCCTCTCGTCGCCGCCGGAGGTGTGCATTACCACTGTGCCGAGCGGATGTTACTGCATGACTGCGTCACCGCCATTCGCAGCGGGATGACGATCGAAGAGGTTTCTCAAAGGCGGTTTACCAACAGCCAATTCGGACTCCGAACGCTGGCGGAAATCGCGGACCTCTTTCGCGATGCACCTGATGCGATTGCACGCACGGCCGAAATCGCAAGCCGATGCAATTTTTCGCTCGATGAGTTGCGATACGAATACCCCGTCGAATTGGCTCCCGAGGGCAAAACACCGATCGAGCATTTAAAGCGATTGACGTGGGAAGGGGCCAATCAACGTTGGCCAACGGGGGTGCCCGAGCGGATCATCGACTTGGTGCGACACGAGATGAAGCTGATTGAAGAACTGGGGTACGAAGCCTATTTCTTGACCGTTTGGGATCTGGTCCGGTTTGCTCGTGGAAGGGGGATCTTGTGTCAAGGTCGCGGCTCGGCAGCCAACTCAGCGGTCTGCTACTGTCTGGGTATCACCAGTGTCGATCCCAGCCAAACGGATTTGTTGTTCGAGCGTTTCATTAGCCGCGAACGAAACGAGGCTCCCGATATCGACGTCGATTTTGAACACCAGCGACGCGAAGAGGTGCTCCAATATTTGTACGAAAAGTATGGTCGGCATCGAGCGGGGTTGACCGCCGTCGTTACAACCTACCGTACCCGCAGCGCGATTCGCGAGGTTGGTAAAGTCCTCGGCATCTCGCCCGACCAACTCGACGCGTTGTCGAAAGCAGGCGGCGGACTCGATCGGGATGCCCGTTTTAGCGACCGCTGCCGAGCGGCAGGCTTGAATACCGAATCTGAAATTGGCAAGCGGTTTGTCTATCTCGTGCAAAGCCTGATCGGTTTCCCACGACACTTGTCTCAACATACCGGCGGCATGGTCATGACGCAGGGGGAATTGTGCGAACTTTGCCCGATCGAGAATGCGGCGATGGATGGACGCACGGTTATCCAGTGGAACAAGGACGACTTGGATGAACTTGGTATCTTGAAAGTCGACGTTTTAGCGCTTGGCATGTTGTCAGCGATTCGACGTTGTTTCGAATTGGTTGCTCGGCATCATGGACGAGATCTCAGTTTGTCGACCATACCAGCGGACGATTGTGAAACCTATGACATGATTTGTGCTGCCGATACGATTGGAGTGTTCCAGATTGAAAGCCGGGCGCAAATGAGTATGCTGCCACGACTTCGCCCCCGATGCTATTACGACCTGGTCGTCGAAGTCGCGATCGTTCGGCCTGGCCCGATTCAAGGCAATATGGTTCATCCGTTCTTGAAAGCGAGGCAGGATCCGGCGTCGGTCGTCTATCCGAACGAGGCGATACGCGGTGTCCTCGAAAAGACTTTGGGTGTGCCGATCTTTCAAGAGCAAGCGATGCGGTTGGCGGTTGTCGCAGCCGGTTTTACTCCTGG from Novipirellula aureliae includes these protein-coding regions:
- a CDS encoding putative signal transducing protein — its product is MQHSTIAVRECADMFLAQTLCNRLATEGIPSIVTGTDPVTALGFGGAGTNRLVRVEVAEKDYLRAAEILQADEWLRDTATAWVCSRCDEQNEPTFEVCWSCNKKRDGADLPGRTVSDFDRNEREKGWESETITVPNDRVVLPRSSNPYSPPVVIKTPSESSAASGRLIGTNAEQVETTKADVRRVFYSSIIGLLFFPPLLNGYSLYLTFGLSPIAYRIRSCRRQLLLATLINGINLSFWTFYWLTGW
- a CDS encoding error-prone DNA polymerase codes for the protein MKYVELHCKSNFSFLQGASHPDELVERASELGYAGLSITDEASFAGIVRGHTPAKEVGIEYLVGTEIDPIDGPPLVLWPTDRAAYGRLCRLISRGRMRAEKGRYRLSFADIAEHSEGSIAAVLPTSDCTVHFLQRQFGEVFADRAYVLLEMHRGVDDREKANRLREVSMQTGVPLVAAGGVHYHCAERMLLHDCVTAIRSGMTIEEVSQRRFTNSQFGLRTLAEIADLFRDAPDAIARTAEIASRCNFSLDELRYEYPVELAPEGKTPIEHLKRLTWEGANQRWPTGVPERIIDLVRHEMKLIEELGYEAYFLTVWDLVRFARGRGILCQGRGSAANSAVCYCLGITSVDPSQTDLLFERFISRERNEAPDIDVDFEHQRREEVLQYLYEKYGRHRAGLTAVVTTYRTRSAIREVGKVLGISPDQLDALSKAGGGLDRDARFSDRCRAAGLNTESEIGKRFVYLVQSLIGFPRHLSQHTGGMVMTQGELCELCPIENAAMDGRTVIQWNKDDLDELGILKVDVLALGMLSAIRRCFELVARHHGRDLSLSTIPADDCETYDMICAADTIGVFQIESRAQMSMLPRLRPRCYYDLVVEVAIVRPGPIQGNMVHPFLKARQDPASVVYPNEAIRGVLEKTLGVPIFQEQAMRLAVVAAGFTPGEADQLRRAMAAWRRPGVIEKFRIKLLEGMRRTGLDEKFAEHVFHQIRGFGEYGFPESHAASFALLVYASCYLKRHFPAAFCVALLNSQPMGFYAPAQLVADAKKHGVVVFPLCVNRSDWQSTLEANPDNENQPAIRLGLDRAAGLAKEAAERIVAERNRGGAFANVAELVRRTKVSSAVVSKLADADAFQTIAGDRRAAVWQSLAQETKPTEQPLFGSLMDEEEPIPDGLASMSMQEEVEADYRTIGMSLKAHPISFLRPQLEANRCVRASDLPGLRDGRHVRVAGVVLLRQRPGTAKGITFVTIEDETGSMNLVFFPAVWKRFYAATHESNVWMIDGKLENREGVIHVVVGRVDKLENQSVSIDQRSRDFR